One window of Bernardetia sp. genomic DNA carries:
- a CDS encoding tetratricopeptide repeat protein, producing the protein MKQIVWHQTVSDTSHLRTHVELEALLLEQQLDSALVYMQNSLKKAQQLKSLKWEGEFKLLMGRYYWYKTENQEGTKVFEEVLALAKKIDDKDLLARAQHQSGVFYSEMGDNQKALNNLFGALKYYEENKISNSLPSIYTDIGVLYYEQQLLEKAKLYHQKVLDISKKENKLAFKMRAYNNLGIIYLAEKNYQEALNNYKAALKINETIRHKQGDVIIFGNVAESFNYLEQYDSAIFYAQKSIEIAKETDFKRGLVRSKTILGDAYLKTNALSKALRELEEGLYVAKETQQSREGLNVLEILYQAYEKDGNPQKAYQTYKEYIVLRDSLSKLDDVKQLLQKEAIYKEEQLKAEEERKELQRRTERAEEARVRNMYLGGLFMVSVVLLLLGIGYRQKKKSNTRLEEQNQAIKLQQIRIETQNEELNVTNEELQTQQEKLEQTYNRLRTTTEKLDASIRYASDMQEAVLPKLDTLTSFFNNLFLIYRPKDIVSGDFYWFSQINQQVGILALADCTGHGVPGAFMSMLGATLLHETINIKKIQDDPARILNNLNSGIRKILKQETGQNDDGMDISIAIFEKMPTQNKIKVIFAGAKSTMYFVENNELTEIKGNNKHIGGRNKTSVTFQNTIFEVNSDTLFYLFTDGLSDQHNVNRKKFGSSQLKTFLLENHQRPIQEQKHYLVEKLKSHQGKEPQRDDISFIGFKIGQE; encoded by the coding sequence TTGAAGCAAATTGTTTGGCATCAGACTGTATCTGACACTTCGCATTTGCGTACTCATGTAGAACTGGAAGCCTTATTATTAGAGCAACAATTAGATTCAGCACTAGTATATATGCAAAACTCCTTAAAAAAAGCTCAACAATTAAAAAGTTTAAAATGGGAAGGAGAATTTAAGTTACTGATGGGTAGATATTATTGGTACAAAACTGAAAATCAAGAAGGAACAAAAGTATTTGAAGAAGTATTGGCATTAGCAAAGAAAATTGATGATAAGGATCTACTCGCCCGAGCTCAGCATCAGAGTGGAGTGTTTTATTCAGAAATGGGAGATAATCAGAAAGCTCTCAACAATTTATTTGGAGCATTAAAATATTATGAAGAAAATAAAATCTCTAATAGCTTACCTTCTATTTATACTGACATTGGTGTACTTTATTATGAACAACAATTGCTAGAAAAAGCAAAACTATACCATCAAAAAGTGCTTGATATTAGCAAAAAAGAAAATAAACTCGCATTTAAAATGCGTGCTTATAATAATCTTGGTATTATTTATTTGGCAGAAAAAAATTATCAAGAAGCACTCAATAATTATAAAGCAGCCCTAAAAATCAATGAAACAATCCGTCATAAACAGGGAGACGTTATTATTTTTGGAAATGTGGCAGAATCGTTCAATTATTTAGAACAATATGACTCAGCTATTTTTTATGCACAAAAAAGTATTGAAATAGCTAAAGAAACGGACTTCAAGCGTGGCTTGGTTCGAAGCAAGACTATTTTGGGAGATGCTTACCTTAAAACGAATGCACTTTCAAAAGCACTTAGAGAGTTGGAAGAAGGTTTGTACGTTGCTAAAGAAACACAGCAGAGTAGAGAAGGATTGAACGTTCTTGAAATACTTTATCAAGCGTATGAAAAAGATGGAAATCCTCAAAAAGCCTATCAGACCTATAAAGAATACATTGTTTTGAGAGATAGTCTTTCCAAACTAGACGATGTAAAACAACTCTTACAAAAAGAAGCAATCTATAAAGAAGAGCAACTCAAAGCCGAAGAGGAACGAAAAGAGTTACAACGACGCACAGAACGAGCAGAAGAAGCACGAGTTAGAAATATGTATTTGGGTGGGCTTTTTATGGTTAGTGTTGTATTGCTACTTTTGGGAATTGGTTATCGTCAAAAGAAAAAAAGTAATACCAGACTAGAAGAGCAAAATCAAGCTATCAAGCTTCAGCAGATACGGATAGAAACCCAAAATGAAGAATTAAATGTAACCAATGAAGAACTACAAACACAACAAGAAAAACTAGAGCAAACCTATAATAGACTCCGAACAACCACAGAAAAACTTGACGCAAGTATAAGATATGCCTCTGATATGCAGGAAGCAGTATTACCAAAATTAGATACACTTACCTCTTTTTTTAATAATTTATTTCTGATTTATCGCCCTAAAGATATAGTTTCTGGAGACTTTTATTGGTTTTCTCAAATCAATCAGCAAGTGGGAATATTGGCATTAGCAGATTGTACAGGACACGGTGTACCGGGCGCATTTATGTCTATGTTAGGAGCGACACTTTTACATGAAACCATAAATATCAAAAAAATACAAGATGACCCTGCCCGTATTTTGAATAACCTAAACTCAGGAATACGTAAAATACTAAAACAAGAAACAGGACAAAATGATGATGGAATGGATATATCCATCGCTATTTTTGAAAAAATGCCTACTCAAAATAAAATTAAAGTCATATTTGCAGGTGCAAAATCAACTATGTATTTTGTAGAAAATAATGAGCTTACCGAAATAAAAGGGAACAACAAACATATTGGAGGAAGAAATAAAACATCAGTTACATTCCAAAATACTATATTTGAAGTGAATAGTGATACACTTTTTTATCTCTTTACAGACGGACTTTCTGACCAACACAACGTTAATCGAAAAAAGTTTGGTTCGTCTCAACTCAAAACATTTTTATTAGAAAATCATCAAAGACCTATACAAGAACAAAAGCACTATTTGGTAGAAAAATTAAAATCACATCAAGGTAAAGAACCACAACGTGATGACATTTCGTTTATAGGGTTTAAGATAGGACAAGAATAA
- a CDS encoding DUF3127 domain-containing protein, whose translation MPSFETEGTLVKIFPTSVKSERFQLREFVLNVEEGNYPQEIIFQFTQDDCDILDKFKEGEKVKVSSWIRGKKWQRSPQDEPRWFNSLAARSIEHADPMMQDINQDTGNNDSPFTGDIPPPTEDTSSMGDDDLPF comes from the coding sequence ATGCCTTCATTCGAAACCGAGGGAACACTCGTAAAAATATTTCCTACTAGCGTAAAATCAGAACGTTTCCAGTTACGAGAATTTGTACTTAATGTAGAAGAGGGAAATTATCCACAAGAAATTATTTTTCAATTTACACAAGATGATTGTGATATTTTGGATAAATTCAAAGAAGGAGAAAAAGTAAAAGTAAGCAGTTGGATTCGTGGTAAAAAGTGGCAACGTTCGCCACAAGACGAGCCTCGTTGGTTCAATAGTTTGGCTGCTCGTTCGATAGAACATGCCGACCCAATGATGCAAGATATAAACCAAGATACAGGGAATAATGATAGTCCTTTTACTGGCGATATTCCTCCTCCAACAGAAGATACTTCTTCAATGGGAGACGATGATTTGCCATTCTAA
- the trpA gene encoding tryptophan synthase subunit alpha, protein MQTATTTKNRIDSLFQNKSNGVLTIYFTAGFPKLDDTRQILTELAEAGTDLIEIGMPFSDPIADGETIQYSNKIALDNGMSIKKMFEQLEGIRNESGKIKDTPIVLMGYINPVLQFGIENFCKKCQEIGIDGLILPDLPVFEYETTYKSIFKQYGLHTIFLITPQTSDERIKKIDDLSSGFVYMVSSNSTTGKTNSSELSEKQSEYFNKIKNLKLKNPTQIGFGISDKKTFQQATSYANGAIIGSAFIRHLESGKSVKEFVTSII, encoded by the coding sequence ATGCAAACAGCAACAACCACAAAAAATCGTATAGATTCTTTATTTCAAAATAAATCAAATGGTGTTCTGACCATTTACTTTACAGCAGGTTTTCCAAAACTAGACGACACTCGCCAAATCTTGACAGAACTAGCAGAAGCAGGAACTGATTTGATAGAAATTGGAATGCCTTTTTCTGACCCTATTGCAGATGGAGAAACAATCCAGTACAGCAATAAAATAGCTTTAGACAACGGAATGAGTATCAAAAAAATGTTCGAACAGCTAGAGGGAATCCGAAATGAGAGTGGAAAAATCAAAGATACTCCTATTGTTTTGATGGGATATATCAATCCTGTATTGCAGTTTGGAATTGAAAATTTTTGTAAAAAGTGCCAAGAAATCGGAATTGATGGACTAATTTTGCCAGACTTACCTGTTTTTGAATACGAAACCACCTACAAATCTATTTTCAAACAATATGGACTACACACCATTTTTCTCATTACACCACAAACATCTGATGAACGCATCAAAAAAATTGATGATTTGAGTAGTGGCTTTGTCTATATGGTATCTTCTAACAGCACTACAGGTAAAACAAATAGTTCAGAATTATCTGAAAAGCAAAGCGAATATTTCAATAAAATTAAAAATCTAAAACTCAAAAATCCAACACAAATTGGCTTTGGTATTTCAGATAAAAAAACTTTTCAGCAAGCAACTTCTTATGCCAATGGAGCAATTATCGGCTCTGCTTTTATTCGTCATTTGGAAAGTGGAAAATCAGTAAAAGAATTTGTAACATCAATCATATAA
- a CDS encoding glycosyltransferase family 39 protein — MSIKNWFLLSFFALLKLQTPFFISKAYSFHRDELLYLALGRHLDFGFLEVPPMVALFASLVQNTVGESLWAIHLVSGLAGMALVILTGMIAHQMGGKTFAVLFSGFIVIFSPAFLRTHTLFQPVGWDILGWTWLIYFWIRHIKTQKGRYLVGMGTIAGLFFLNKYSIVFCVLAILIATLFSTERKWFANKKLWLGIGIGLLIVLPNLIWQASYNFPVMNHMKQLGDTQLKNVNALDFIIDQFLMHLPITWVWVLGFTGFLKSKILRPFRNVAIFFVVVILMLLFLHGKSYYTLGVFPVMLAAGAIAIERLTQNRTFLRVPAVVIPIMLILPLLPFSIPILSPEKLTKYTATFTEKTGIESFNRWEDGKIHPIPQDFADMLGWREIAQFTAKAYYEVPQEERKNTVIIAENYGQAGAIDLYGKESNLPNAYSFSSSYMLWLPNEIQATKIIYVNNEISENLEKTVGKKTLIGEIMNEYSRQNGDKIWLLEDLKPSFYELYKNAVQREKAFLKN; from the coding sequence ATGTCAATCAAAAATTGGTTTCTGCTTTCTTTTTTTGCACTCCTAAAACTACAAACACCTTTTTTTATTAGTAAAGCCTATAGTTTTCATAGAGATGAGCTTCTTTATCTTGCACTAGGGAGGCATTTGGATTTTGGCTTTTTGGAAGTTCCTCCAATGGTTGCACTTTTTGCTTCGCTTGTTCAAAATACAGTTGGCGAGTCTCTTTGGGCAATTCATTTGGTTTCTGGTTTGGCTGGAATGGCTCTAGTTATTCTGACAGGAATGATAGCTCACCAAATGGGAGGTAAAACCTTTGCAGTTCTTTTTTCTGGTTTTATTGTTATTTTCTCTCCAGCATTTTTGCGTACACACACACTTTTTCAGCCTGTGGGATGGGATATTTTGGGCTGGACGTGGCTGATTTATTTTTGGATTCGCCATATCAAAACACAAAAAGGACGCTATTTGGTAGGAATGGGGACAATAGCTGGACTATTTTTTCTCAATAAGTACAGTATTGTTTTTTGTGTATTAGCTATTCTGATAGCCACCTTATTTTCAACAGAAAGAAAATGGTTTGCCAATAAAAAATTATGGCTTGGTATAGGTATCGGACTTTTGATTGTTCTTCCCAATCTGATTTGGCAAGCCTCTTATAATTTTCCTGTAATGAATCACATGAAACAGTTAGGAGACACCCAACTCAAAAATGTAAATGCTTTAGATTTTATTATTGACCAGTTTTTGATGCACCTACCCATTACTTGGGTTTGGGTTTTGGGCTTTACAGGTTTTTTAAAGAGCAAAATACTTCGCCCTTTTCGAAACGTAGCTATATTTTTTGTAGTGGTAATCTTGATGCTCTTATTTTTGCATGGAAAAAGCTATTATACCTTAGGAGTTTTTCCAGTGATGTTGGCTGCTGGGGCAATTGCTATCGAACGCCTAACTCAAAACCGTACTTTTCTACGTGTGCCTGCTGTTGTAATTCCGATAATGCTCATTTTACCTTTGTTGCCTTTCAGCATTCCGATACTTAGTCCAGAAAAACTTACAAAATATACAGCTACCTTTACAGAAAAGACAGGCATAGAATCCTTCAACCGTTGGGAAGATGGAAAAATACATCCTATTCCACAAGATTTTGCAGATATGTTGGGATGGCGAGAAATAGCACAATTTACAGCAAAAGCCTACTATGAAGTCCCTCAAGAAGAGCGAAAAAATACAGTTATTATTGCTGAAAACTACGGACAAGCTGGAGCAATAGATTTGTATGGAAAAGAATCTAATCTACCAAATGCGTATAGCTTTTCTAGTAGTTATATGCTTTGGTTGCCAAATGAAATACAAGCCACCAAAATAATTTATGTAAACAACGAAATCTCTGAAAATTTAGAAAAAACGGTTGGAAAGAAGACCCTCATTGGAGAAATCATGAACGAATATTCACGACAAAACGGAGATAAAATTTGGCTCTTAGAAGACTTGAAACCTAGTTTTTATGAACTTTATAAAAATGCTGTGCAGCGAGAAAAGGCTTTTTTAAAAAATTAA
- the pheS gene encoding phenylalanine--tRNA ligase subunit alpha, with protein sequence MLQEKVNSLLSEVENFEIQSVEQLENFRLDFISRNSKLSSLFDEFKTVPKEEKRTLGQQINVLKKTAEEKFRNKKQEIEEAQDATAGTDIDITLPSAYESLGSLHPVSQVRDEIIQIFERIGFNLSEGPEIELDWYNFTALNFPENHPAREMQDTFFIEKDPDILLRTHTSPVQIRVMKNQEPPIRTLSVGRVFRNETISSRSHCMFHQIEGLYVNEGVSFAQLKQTLLYFAKEFFGQHAKIRVRPSYFPFTEPSAEVDVYLGTKTEADYRLTKGTGWLEILGCGMVHPNVLENVNIDSKKYNGFAFGMGIERIALLRYDIPDIRMLFENEMRFLKQF encoded by the coding sequence ATGTTACAAGAAAAGGTAAATTCACTTCTTTCAGAAGTAGAAAATTTTGAAATACAAAGTGTTGAGCAGTTAGAAAATTTCCGTTTAGATTTTATTAGCCGAAACAGCAAACTCTCTTCGCTTTTTGATGAATTTAAGACCGTACCGAAAGAAGAAAAACGTACGCTTGGGCAGCAAATAAATGTTTTGAAAAAGACTGCTGAAGAGAAGTTTCGCAACAAAAAACAGGAAATTGAAGAGGCACAAGATGCAACGGCTGGAACAGATATAGATATTACACTTCCATCTGCTTATGAGTCTTTGGGAAGTTTGCACCCAGTTTCGCAAGTGCGTGATGAGATAATTCAGATTTTTGAAAGAATTGGCTTCAATCTTTCCGAAGGACCAGAAATAGAACTAGACTGGTATAATTTTACGGCACTCAACTTTCCAGAAAATCACCCTGCTAGAGAAATGCAGGATACTTTTTTCATAGAAAAAGACCCAGATATTTTGCTTCGCACACATACATCACCTGTACAGATTCGTGTGATGAAAAACCAAGAACCACCTATCAGAACATTATCTGTTGGGCGTGTTTTTAGAAATGAGACTATTTCTTCTCGTTCGCATTGTATGTTTCATCAGATTGAGGGGCTTTATGTAAATGAAGGAGTTAGTTTTGCACAACTCAAACAAACACTTCTTTATTTTGCAAAGGAGTTTTTTGGTCAGCACGCCAAAATTCGTGTTCGTCCTTCTTATTTCCCATTTACAGAACCTAGTGCAGAGGTAGATGTGTATTTAGGAACAAAAACAGAAGCCGATTATCGCCTCACAAAAGGAACAGGTTGGTTAGAAATTTTAGGTTGTGGAATGGTGCATCCTAATGTTTTGGAAAACGTAAATATAGATTCTAAAAAATATAATGGTTTTGCTTTCGGAATGGGAATTGAAAGAATTGCGCTTTTGCGTTACGATATTCCAGATATTCGTATGCTCTTCGAAAATGAGATGCGTTTTTTAAAGCAATTCTAA
- the ccsA gene encoding cytochrome c biogenesis protein CcsA, with product MNLLIGQIGHLLVIISFVTSIVAAISYYFASQNNEFSSDRKDREIKSWKNMARAMFGLHGLAVIGVVVVLFSIIYNHQYEYHYAWSHSSNNLPYYYMISCFWEGQEGSFLLWIFWHVCIGGVIILRSIFVRHKKNNTWEAPVMMVFSAVQAFLASMILGVIIPWKQVKIGSSPFILLRDAMDAPIFQTQPDYIPVDGTGLNPLLQNYWMVIHPPTLFLGFALCLVPFAFVIAGLWKKETTKWLKPTFAWSLLAAAVLGVGIVMGAYWAYETLNFGGYWNWDPVENAVFIPWLVLIAGIHAMTMQQKRPSMAKLSAILMLSSFLLILYSTFLTRSGILGDTSVHSFTDLGLSGQLLIYLLFFVGGATVLFFMNWNNFPKAKEDSKLYSGEFWATLGVLVLGLSALQVLVPTSIPVYNAILDSLGIDSNVAPPADPEMFYTKWQIWFSIGIAFLSATAQIFWWKRIEKSNVKDNFILPLVLTAIITTAIIAIAQIKLTLPKDYTYTTFYSLVKAIIKAKEIPYIILILTSVYAVITNVMSVFRTIKFNPKLAGGALAHIGVALMFFGILSSSGYDDIVSMNMSGLLYNKEFSDEVNRENVLLFRSQPTKMSKYIVTYKGQYWDSPSFPTYVNKEDVTATAYSHKVVAQKDLIHNEEVKVKAGDTLQIFEENTYYKIDYVDTLTKEMFTLFPRVQQNPQMGFVVSPDISQGIKSDLYTHLSSLPDPAEERTWSNPEEKILAPLDTFIVNDFVAVFDGVHRGKPLADEDIMVYAEIRILDREETYTVKPKYQIKMQGEGATARSIPEIVESAGVEITLININPEQEKFTFKIRTTQRDWIIMKALEKPYISLLWLGVSVMTLGILVAMWRRYIEAKKVTVSKKTDAKKPKNEVELV from the coding sequence ATGAACTTACTCATCGGTCAGATAGGACACCTACTCGTCATTATTTCTTTTGTTACTTCTATTGTAGCAGCTATTTCATATTATTTTGCGAGCCAAAACAACGAATTTTCTTCAGATAGAAAAGATAGAGAAATCAAGTCTTGGAAAAACATGGCTCGTGCGATGTTTGGTTTGCATGGCTTGGCTGTGATTGGTGTTGTGGTAGTTTTGTTTTCTATTATTTATAATCATCAGTACGAATATCATTATGCGTGGAGTCATTCTTCCAATAATTTGCCCTATTATTATATGATTTCCTGTTTTTGGGAAGGACAAGAGGGAAGTTTCTTACTTTGGATTTTTTGGCATGTATGTATTGGTGGAGTGATTATTCTGCGTTCTATTTTTGTCAGACATAAGAAAAATAACACTTGGGAAGCTCCTGTAATGATGGTTTTTTCTGCCGTACAAGCATTTTTGGCTTCTATGATTTTAGGTGTTATAATCCCTTGGAAACAAGTAAAGATTGGAAGTTCTCCTTTTATTTTATTGCGTGATGCAATGGATGCTCCTATTTTCCAAACACAACCTGACTATATTCCTGTCGATGGAACAGGTCTGAATCCACTCTTACAAAACTATTGGATGGTAATTCATCCTCCTACATTGTTTTTAGGCTTTGCGCTCTGTCTTGTCCCTTTTGCTTTCGTAATCGCTGGTCTTTGGAAAAAAGAGACTACAAAGTGGCTCAAACCAACCTTTGCATGGTCATTGCTTGCTGCTGCTGTTTTAGGCGTAGGTATTGTAATGGGAGCATATTGGGCGTATGAAACGCTAAATTTTGGAGGATATTGGAACTGGGACCCAGTGGAAAATGCTGTTTTTATTCCTTGGCTCGTCTTGATTGCAGGCATTCATGCCATGACGATGCAACAAAAACGCCCTTCTATGGCAAAACTTTCAGCTATCTTGATGCTCTCTAGCTTCCTTCTGATTTTATATTCTACATTTCTTACTCGTAGTGGAATTTTGGGAGATACTTCGGTTCACTCTTTTACTGACTTAGGGCTTTCAGGGCAGCTTCTGATTTATCTTTTGTTTTTTGTTGGTGGGGCAACAGTCTTGTTCTTTATGAATTGGAATAATTTCCCAAAGGCAAAAGAAGATTCTAAATTATATTCTGGTGAGTTTTGGGCAACGCTTGGTGTATTAGTTTTAGGACTTTCTGCATTGCAAGTATTAGTTCCAACGTCTATTCCTGTTTATAATGCTATTTTAGATAGTTTGGGAATAGATTCAAATGTTGCTCCTCCAGCCGACCCAGAAATGTTTTATACAAAATGGCAAATTTGGTTTAGTATAGGAATTGCATTTCTTTCAGCTACAGCACAAATATTTTGGTGGAAACGTATTGAAAAATCAAATGTGAAAGATAATTTCATCCTTCCTTTGGTCTTGACTGCCATTATTACGACAGCTATTATTGCGATAGCTCAAATAAAACTAACTCTGCCTAAAGATTATACCTATACAACTTTCTATTCTTTGGTAAAGGCAATCATTAAAGCAAAAGAAATTCCATATATCATTCTGATTCTGACTTCGGTGTATGCAGTTATTACAAATGTAATGTCAGTTTTCAGAACTATCAAATTTAATCCAAAACTAGCAGGTGGCGCATTGGCGCATATTGGTGTTGCACTCATGTTTTTTGGTATTTTGTCTTCTTCTGGATATGACGATATTGTTTCTATGAATATGTCTGGGCTTTTATACAACAAAGAGTTTTCTGATGAGGTCAATAGAGAAAATGTATTGCTTTTCCGTAGCCAGCCTACCAAAATGAGTAAATATATTGTTACTTATAAAGGACAATATTGGGATTCGCCTAGCTTTCCTACGTATGTGAATAAAGAAGATGTGACAGCAACAGCTTATTCTCATAAAGTAGTAGCTCAAAAAGATTTGATTCACAATGAGGAAGTAAAGGTAAAAGCAGGCGATACGCTCCAAATTTTTGAAGAAAATACCTATTACAAAATTGATTATGTAGATACACTTACAAAAGAGATGTTTACACTTTTTCCTCGTGTTCAGCAAAATCCACAGATGGGTTTTGTGGTCAGTCCAGATATTTCACAAGGTATAAAAAGTGACCTTTATACGCATTTGAGTAGTTTGCCAGACCCAGCCGAAGAGCGTACGTGGAGTAATCCAGAAGAAAAAATACTAGCTCCTTTAGATACGTTTATTGTGAATGATTTTGTGGCTGTTTTTGATGGTGTTCATCGTGGAAAGCCTTTGGCAGACGAAGATATAATGGTGTATGCTGAAATTAGAATTTTAGACAGAGAGGAAACCTATACAGTCAAACCAAAATATCAAATAAAAATGCAAGGCGAAGGTGCAACAGCGAGAAGCATCCCTGAAATTGTAGAGTCAGCAGGAGTAGAAATTACTCTGATCAACATTAATCCAGAACAAGAAAAGTTTACTTTCAAAATTCGAACAACACAACGAGACTGGATAATTATGAAAGCCCTAGAAAAACCGTATATCAGTTTGCTTTGGCTTGGTGTAAGTGTAATGACACTCGGTATTTTGGTGGCAATGTGGAGAAGGTATATAGAAGCTAAAAAAGTAACTGTTTCTAAAAAAACAGACGCTAAAAAGCCTAAAAATGAGGTGGAGTTGGTTTAA